The Christiangramia flava JLT2011 region AAGGTGAATGTTGATGTTTTTAGAGGTCGCGATTCTACGATAGTATTCCAGAGCTTCCCGCTTTTGAGGCTTCGGTTTATCACTGATAAACGGGATATTATCCAGTTCCAGTTTTTCCGAAGTTGAAAAGAACTGCATGTTGGTAGGGTAGTGGTAAAGCGAATTTACAAGACAACCTTTCTCAAGAATGAGGTAATTAAGATCATTCTTTTCGGCTTCCAGGGCGCAGGCGATCCCAATGGGGCCTCCTCCAACAATGATCAGGTCCAAGTGGTTCTTTTCAGGAATTTGCAACTTCTTTCAGGTTTTTAATGGTTTTGGGCTGGTCGTTTGATTTAAACACAAAGCTTCCCGCGACCAGGGCATTAGCACCGGCTGCCGAAAGTTGTGCGGCATTTTCACTGGTCACACCCCCGTCTACTTCGATGATCAGCTCAGGATTCAGCTCACTGGCCATTTCCTTCAGGCTTTTGATCTTGTTGTAGGTGTTTTCAATAAAACTTTGTCCGCCAAAACCAGGGTTTACACTCATTACAAGTACTAGGTCGAGATCAGGCAGGATATCTTTCAGTAAATCTACGGATGTATGCGGGTTTAGTGCCACTCCGGCTTTCATGCCTTCGGCTTTAATGGCCTGAATCGTACGGTGTAAATGCGTGCAGGCTTCGTAATGCACAGTGAGAATGTTGGCGCCCAGCGAAGCAAACTCTTTAATGTAGCGGTCTGGATCAACGATCATCAAATGCACATCCAAAGGTTTATTGGTATGGGCTGAAATTGCCTTTAAAACAGGCATCCCGTAGGAAATATTCGGAACAAAAACTCCGTCCATGATATCAATGTGAAACCAGTCGGCATCACTGTTATTTACCATTTCAATATCTCGTTGAAGGTTGCCGAAATCGGCAGCAAGTAGGGAAGGAGCAATGAGGGTTTGTGACATGATGGAAAATCTTTCCAACAAAAGTACGCAGAATTCGCTGTTTCTGAAATTCTTTCAGCGCTTAGTTCATAAAGGCTTTCAGAATATTACGGGCACTTTGCTGAGACTGTTCATCCAGAATTTCGAGGAATTTGGTGTATTCATCAAATTGATCACTGTTGTAAATCACGGTTTCGGAAATAAATTCGGTCTTGTACGTTTCGTAAGCTGCAGACTTTATGGGTTTTTCAAAAATTTTAATAATACCATAATGACGCGGATCATTTTTAATAGTGGCGTACAGATCGCCGATTTTCTCCTGTTCTCCCTCCAGTATCTGAAAGAAATTACCATCGGAATACAATAATATTCCGGTAATGTTTCGTTCGTTATTATTCTTTTTTGTTTCCTGTAATAAGCCTTCAAGGTCTTCTTTAGACATTTCTCTACTGGCTGTACTTACATAGGAGATAGCGTATCGCATGAACTATGTGGTTTTCGGCGGGATAAATTTATGAAAACTGAACAACTGTTAAGGTTTCCAAATCATAAGATTATTTTAAAAAAGAAAAAACCCCGGTTCATCAGGCCGGGGTCATTCATCAATCAAAAAACGAACAGTTATTTTCATGACGGGTCATCACTCCGTCACTAAACTGTTGTCATCTTCAATATTTTTAGCCAAGATACGTTTTTAAAATTTTACTTCGGGAAGTATGTTTTAATCTTCTAATGGCTTTTTCTTTAATTTGTCTAACTCTTTCCCTTGTTAGATCAAAAGTCTCGCCAATTTCTTCTAAAGTCATTGGGTGTTGATCTCCAAGACCGAAATACAGGCGAATAACGTCTGCTTCACGAGGTGTTAAAGTTTCTAAAGCTCTCTCGATCTCTGTTCTCAATGATTCGTGTAGTAACTCTTTATCAGGGTTCGGAGATTCACCAGAACGCAATACGTCATAAAGGTTAGAATCCTCACCTTCCACTAAAGGAGCATCCATCGATACGTGACGGCCGGAGTTCTTCATAGATTCCTTCACGTCATTGATGGTCATATCTAACTCTTTTGCGATCTCTTCCGCACTTGGTGGGCGCTCGTGAGATTGCTCTAAAAATGCAAATGTTTTGTTGATTTTGTTGATCGAACCAATCTTGTTCAGCGGTAGACGAACGATACGCGACTGTTCGGCAAGCGCCTGAAGGATTGACTGACGGATCCACCAAACAGCGTATGAAATGAATTTGAAACCACGAGTTTCATCGAAACGTTTGGCAGCCTTAATAAGTCCTAAGTTACCCTCGTTAATAAGATCGGGAAGGGTAAGCCCTTGATTTTGATATTGTTTCGCTACAGATACCACGAAACGAAGGTTTGCTTTTGTAAGCTTTTCCAAAGCGCGGTTATCACCGGCTTTAATTCTTTGTGCTAATTCTACTTCCTCATCAGCAGTAATTAAATCTACTTTTCCAATTTCTTGCAAATACTTGTCCAGCGAAGCAGTTTCACGATTAGTTACCTGCTTCGTAATTTTCAGTTGTCTCATCTATCTTCTCCTTGGATTTTTAATGGTGAATAGCTCTTACACTTATTTATACGTAGGGATTCCGAAAAATGTTACAAAAAAGTTGATAAAATTTACTTTATTCTGAAAATCAGACACATATATCGGTTTCCGCTGCTAATTAGTCGGGCATATTTGAAAACCATACAAACTGAAATAAAAAAAGCCCGGTTTATCCGGGCTTTTTATAAAGTTGCGAAAAGAATTATTCATTATCTCTTCGAGGTTTTCTATCACCACGATTGTCACGACCACCTCGGTTATCTCTGCGATCACCACGGTTGTCACGATCCCCGCGATTGTTATCGCGGTTCCTGTCGCGATCACCTTCTTTACGCTCAGGGCGTGGAAGAAGCGCTTTTCTTGAAACCTTATCTTTTCTGGTCTTAGGATCAATTCCGAAGTACTTTACATCCAGCACATCACCAATATTTACCACATCGGTCACATCGTTGGTACGTTCCCAGGCCAGTTCAGAAATGTGAAGCAATACCTCGTTTCCAGGAGCTTCAACATATTCCACAACGGCACCGAAGTCTAGGACTTTGATCACTTTTACTTCATAAACGCTACCTTTTTCAGGTTTGAAGGTAATGGCATCGATCTTGGCCAAAACTTTATCAATTCCTTCCTGGCTGGTTCCAAGAATTTCAACAATTCCTTCTTCCGTTTCAGGATCTTCGTTGATCACGATCTCCGTTTTGGTCTCTTTCTGTAGTTCCTGAATTACTTTTCCTCCAGGACCAATAAGTGCACCAATGTAATCTCCAGGAATTCTTCTGGTAATGATCTTTGGAGCATGAGCTTTCACGTTTTCTCTTGGTTCAGCGATCGTTTCAGTTAGTTTGCCTAAAATGTGCAATCTACCGTCACGAGCCTGTTTAAGAGCGTTTACAAGAATTTCGTAAGAAAGTCCCTTGATCTTGATGTCCATTTGGCAGGCGGTAATACCTTCTTCCGTACCGGTAACTTTAAAGTCCATATCTCCCAGGTGATCCTCATCCCCCAGAATATCTGAAAGTACCGCGTAGTTATCTCCTTCAGAAATCAATCCCATTGCGATACCAGAAACTGGCTTTTTCAGCTGTACTCCAGAATCCATCAATGCCATCGTACCGGCACAAACAGTTGCCATAGAAGAAGAACCGTTAGATTCTAAAACTTCAGAAACAACACGTACAGTGTATGGGCAATCTGCCGGGATCATTCCTTTTAATGCTCGCTGAGCCAGGTTTCCGTGACCAATCTCACGTCTGGAAGTACCTCTAATTGGGTAAGCCTCACCGGTTGAGAATGGAGGGAAGTTATAGTGTAAATAGAATTTTTCTTCTCCCTGTTGCGTTGGAAGATCGATTTGGTTCGCTTCTCTTGAAGTACCAAGAGTTACGGTAGCAAGCGCCTGAGTTTCTCCTCTGGTAAAAACTGATGAACCATGTGGAGAAGGTAGGTAACCTACTTCACACCAGATATCTCTGATGTCTGTAGTTTTACGGCCATCCAGACGGATGCCTTCATTCAACGTAAGGTCACGAACCGCTTTTTTATGCGCTGCGGCAAAATATCCGGAGATCATTTTACCTTTTTCTTCCAGCTCCTCTTCAGTGAACATAGCAAGAACTTCTTCTTTTAACTGAGAAAAGGCTTCGCTTCTTTCTTTTTTGCTGGTTCCTCCTTTGGCGATATCATAAGCTTTCTGGTAAGTGGCATCAAAAACTTTCTTTTCGATATCCTCATCAGTATCAGCTACTTCATATTCTCTGGTTTCTTTTTTACCGAAAGCTTCAGCCAGTTTTACCTGAGCGGCACACTGAACTTTAATGGCTTCATGGGCGAATTTGATCGCTTCAGCCATTTCCTCTTCTGAAACCTCGTCCATTTCTCCTTCTACCATCATTACCGAGTCAGCCGAAGCACCAACCATCATATCGATGTCTGATTCTTCCAGTTGCTCCGCGCTTGGGTTGATGACAAATTCCCCATTGATTCGAGCTACGCGAACTTCTGAAATCGGAGTTTCGAAAGGAATGTCTGAAAGCTGGATAGCGGCTGAAGCAGCAAGTCCGGCAAGCGCATCAGGCATCACATTATCATCATGAGACATCAGTTGGATCATCACCTGTGTCTCAAATTTGTAATCTTTAGGGAATAATGGTCTTAATACACGGTCTACCAAACGCATTACAAGGATCTCCTCGCTGCTCGGTCTGGCTTCTCTTTTGAAGTAACCGCCCGGGAATCTTCCTGCTGCGGCAAATTTTTCACGATAATCGAGTGTTAACGGAAAGAAATCCATCGTGGTTGGGGTGTATGACGATACTACTGTACAAAGCAGCATGGCGTCTCCCATTCTAACAACAACCGACCCATGGGCCTGTTTTGCTAATTTTCCGGTTTCGAGAGAAATGGTTCTACCATCTCCTAAATCGATAACCTCACTAAAAGTTTTTGGAATCATAATAATTTTGAATGTTCGATCTGAATAACTTCACCAGATCATTTTTGTTATACAAAGGTCTCCGTCTTAACCGGACGGCCGGGTTGTTGTGTTGTGTGTAGTTGTGCCAGACCAATGAAAAACTACCCTTTGGGCGACAATTTTTGAAACCTAAAATAGGTTGAAACAATATATAAAAAAAGGGGGCACAAAGCCCCCTGAAATTTATTTTCTTAGTCCAAGCTCTTTTACGATGGCTCGATACCTCATGATGTCTTTTTTCATCAGGTAATCCAAAAGACTTCTTCTTTTACCAACAAGTCTTACCAGTGAACGCTCGGAGTTAAAATCTTTTCTGTTGCTCTTTAAATGCTCAGACAGGTGTGCAATTCTGTAAGTGAACAATGCAATCTGACCTTCTGCAGAACCGGTATCGGTTTTACTTTTTCCGTGTTTTGCGAAGATCTCTTCTTTTTTTTCTTTAGCTAGATACATGCCAATATTATTTAAATGATTTTTATGTATTGAAAGTTTTTCTTTCAGTCGGCAAAGATACTACTAATTTCAGAATAACCTATCTTTTGGAAAGAATTATTCGGAAATGCCTAAGCTCTAACCGGTTGATTCTGAATAAGGTCTATGTAAAGATTGACTTTATTTTTCAATTCTGATCGTTTAACGATGAAATCCAGGAAGCCTTTTTCCAGTAGGAATTCTGAAGTCTGGAAATCCTTCGGAAGATCTTTTCCTGTGGTGTCCTTCACTACACGAGGCCCTGCAAACCCGATCAAAGCTCCAGGTTCAGAAATATTGATGTCTCCCAGCATGGCGAAAGAGGCTGTGGTTCCACCGGTTGTAGGATCTGTACAAAGCGAGATATAAGGTAGTTTCGCTTCTGCCAGCTGTGCCAGTTTTACAGAAGTTTTTGCCAGCTGCATCAAAGATAGTGCGGCTTCCTGCATCCTTGCGCCACCAGATTTGGAAATGATGATCAATGGTAGTTTGTGTTTAATGGCATAATCTGCAGCGCGGGCAATTTTCTCACCAACGACAGATCCCATACTTCCTCCAACGAATTTGAAATCCATACAGGCGATCACAACATCCTTTCCTTTGGATTTTCCAACGGCACAACGAACCGCGTCTTTAAGACCGGTTTTTTCCTGCGCAGCCTTCAAACGATCGGTGTATTTTTTGGTGTCCTCGAACTTTAACGGATCTTTGGCGGTCATGCCTTTGTCCAGTTCCTTGAACTTGTTGTCATCAAATAAGATCTGGAAGTATTCGTTGCTGCCAATGCGCACGTGGTAACCATCTTCCGGACTTACATAAAAGTTACTTTCCAACTGTTCGGCATCTACAATCTTCCCGGTTGGCGATTTATACCATAAACCTTTTGGTACATCCTTTTTTTCTTCAGTTGGGGTTTGAATCCCTTTTTGTGTTCTTTTAAACCAAGCCATTTCCTTCATTTGTTTTCAATAAAAAACAGTCTTTCTATTTGGTAAGAAAGACTGTTTTTACAATGATTTTATAAAGTATTTACGTTGTTGAGATCTTCAAAAGCCTTTTTTAAACGAGCTTTGAAAGTCAGTTCTCCTTCACGTACCCATTTACGTGGGTCATAATATTTTTTATTCGGTACATCTTCTCCATCAGGGTTTCCAATCTGAGCCGCCAAATAATCTTTTTTGCTACCCATGTAGTCCCTGATTCCTTCAAGATATGCATATT contains the following coding sequences:
- a CDS encoding sigma-70 family RNA polymerase sigma factor, producing MRQLKITKQVTNRETASLDKYLQEIGKVDLITADEEVELAQRIKAGDNRALEKLTKANLRFVVSVAKQYQNQGLTLPDLINEGNLGLIKAAKRFDETRGFKFISYAVWWIRQSILQALAEQSRIVRLPLNKIGSINKINKTFAFLEQSHERPPSAEEIAKELDMTINDVKESMKNSGRHVSMDAPLVEGEDSNLYDVLRSGESPNPDKELLHESLRTEIERALETLTPREADVIRLYFGLGDQHPMTLEEIGETFDLTRERVRQIKEKAIRRLKHTSRSKILKTYLG
- the rpsO gene encoding 30S ribosomal protein S15; translated protein: MYLAKEKKEEIFAKHGKSKTDTGSAEGQIALFTYRIAHLSEHLKSNRKDFNSERSLVRLVGKRRSLLDYLMKKDIMRYRAIVKELGLRK
- a CDS encoding polyribonucleotide nucleotidyltransferase, whose amino-acid sequence is MIPKTFSEVIDLGDGRTISLETGKLAKQAHGSVVVRMGDAMLLCTVVSSYTPTTMDFFPLTLDYREKFAAAGRFPGGYFKREARPSSEEILVMRLVDRVLRPLFPKDYKFETQVMIQLMSHDDNVMPDALAGLAASAAIQLSDIPFETPISEVRVARINGEFVINPSAEQLEESDIDMMVGASADSVMMVEGEMDEVSEEEMAEAIKFAHEAIKVQCAAQVKLAEAFGKKETREYEVADTDEDIEKKVFDATYQKAYDIAKGGTSKKERSEAFSQLKEEVLAMFTEEELEEKGKMISGYFAAAHKKAVRDLTLNEGIRLDGRKTTDIRDIWCEVGYLPSPHGSSVFTRGETQALATVTLGTSREANQIDLPTQQGEEKFYLHYNFPPFSTGEAYPIRGTSRREIGHGNLAQRALKGMIPADCPYTVRVVSEVLESNGSSSMATVCAGTMALMDSGVQLKKPVSGIAMGLISEGDNYAVLSDILGDEDHLGDMDFKVTGTEEGITACQMDIKIKGLSYEILVNALKQARDGRLHILGKLTETIAEPRENVKAHAPKIITRRIPGDYIGALIGPGGKVIQELQKETKTEIVINEDPETEEGIVEILGTSQEGIDKVLAKIDAITFKPEKGSVYEVKVIKVLDFGAVVEYVEAPGNEVLLHISELAWERTNDVTDVVNIGDVLDVKYFGIDPKTRKDKVSRKALLPRPERKEGDRDRNRDNNRGDRDNRGDRRDNRGGRDNRGDRKPRRDNE
- a CDS encoding BLUF domain-containing protein, with the translated sequence MRYAISYVSTASREMSKEDLEGLLQETKKNNNERNITGILLYSDGNFFQILEGEQEKIGDLYATIKNDPRHYGIIKIFEKPIKSAAYETYKTEFISETVIYNSDQFDEYTKFLEILDEQSQQSARNILKAFMN
- the rpe gene encoding ribulose-phosphate 3-epimerase, whose product is MSQTLIAPSLLAADFGNLQRDIEMVNNSDADWFHIDIMDGVFVPNISYGMPVLKAISAHTNKPLDVHLMIVDPDRYIKEFASLGANILTVHYEACTHLHRTIQAIKAEGMKAGVALNPHTSVDLLKDILPDLDLVLVMSVNPGFGGQSFIENTYNKIKSLKEMASELNPELIIEVDGGVTSENAAQLSAAGANALVAGSFVFKSNDQPKTIKNLKEVANS
- the accD gene encoding acetyl-CoA carboxylase, carboxyltransferase subunit beta, which codes for MAWFKRTQKGIQTPTEEKKDVPKGLWYKSPTGKIVDAEQLESNFYVSPEDGYHVRIGSNEYFQILFDDNKFKELDKGMTAKDPLKFEDTKKYTDRLKAAQEKTGLKDAVRCAVGKSKGKDVVIACMDFKFVGGSMGSVVGEKIARAADYAIKHKLPLIIISKSGGARMQEAALSLMQLAKTSVKLAQLAEAKLPYISLCTDPTTGGTTASFAMLGDINISEPGALIGFAGPRVVKDTTGKDLPKDFQTSEFLLEKGFLDFIVKRSELKNKVNLYIDLIQNQPVRA